Proteins from a genomic interval of Hydrogenobacter sp.:
- a CDS encoding amidase family protein → FKMEQGVIDCFKSFLKELEAHGYFVEEVSLPHVKYSIPAYYVIAPSEASSNLARYDGVRYGYRASNYSDLFEMYARTRDEGFGSEVKRRIMLGTFALSSGYYDAYYLKAMKVRSLIKRDFDQAFEKVDILASPTSPTVAFRLGEKTSDPIQMYLSDIFTVSVNLAGLPAISIPIGMSSGLPVGGQLIGKPFDEVTLLRVSYLWEHLYRHYEFVPLT, encoded by the coding sequence GTTTAAGATGGAGCAAGGTGTTATAGATTGTTTTAAATCTTTCCTCAAAGAACTTGAGGCACACGGCTACTTTGTTGAAGAGGTTTCCCTACCTCACGTGAAGTACTCTATACCTGCTTACTACGTTATAGCACCCTCTGAGGCTTCCTCAAACCTTGCTCGTTATGACGGTGTAAGATACGGTTACAGAGCAAGCAATTACTCGGATCTTTTTGAGATGTATGCAAGAACCAGAGATGAGGGTTTTGGATCCGAGGTAAAAAGGAGGATCATGCTTGGAACTTTTGCCCTTTCAAGCGGTTATTACGATGCATACTACCTTAAAGCTATGAAAGTAAGATCCTTAATAAAGAGGGATTTTGATCAAGCCTTTGAGAAGGTGGATATTTTGGCGTCTCCCACCTCTCCCACTGTAGCCTTTAGACTTGGAGAGAAAACTTCTGACCCCATACAGATGTATTTATCTGACATATTTACGGTATCTGTAAATCTTGCCGGACTACCAGCTATCTCCATACCCATAGGCATGTCCTCTGGTCTGCCTGTAGGTGGACAGCTTATAGGTAAGCCCTTTGATGAGGTAACGCTCCTGAGAGTGTCATACTTGTGGGAACATCTATACAGACATTACGAATTTGTACCACTCACTTAG